The Syntrophorhabdales bacterium genomic sequence TCTATCCCGCCGAGACTGGTGACAGCGTCTACCACATAAAGGGTGTTGCTGCCTTTGAGAAGCGCACCGATTTCCTGGACTGGATTCTGTACACCGGTCGAGGTTTCGGCATGAATGACTCCCACTATTTTGTAGGATTCCTGCCGGACCTTCTTTTCCACCGCTTTAGTGTCGACGGGCGTGCCCCATGGGAACTCCAGCACGTCAACCGCAGCACCAAGTCTGGCGGCGACTTCCTGCATGCGCTGACCAAAAAAGCCGTTCACCAGTATGAGGACCCTGCCTCCCGGTTCGACCAGATTCACAAAGGCTGCCTCCATACCGGCCGAGCCTGTTCCCGACAGGGTAATCGTCAGTTCGTTCTTGGTGTTCATGATCTTCCGCAGCATCCCCTGGAGGTCTTCCAGGATCCTCATCAAGTGGGCATCGAGATACCCCAGAGTCTTGCGGCTCAACGCAGTATAAACTTCGGGAGGCACACAATTCGGGCCGGGCCCCATGAGCAGGACTTCTTCTATATCCTCCAATAGATTCTTCATCGCGGTATTCTCCTTGTTCTTCAGAGAGCGGTGTTTGTTAAGTCCTTTCCAACCGGTGCTCGTGAGAGCCTTCATGCATTCGCATTTGTGAGTAGCTGGTAGTCAGCGGTGGAAATCAGGGACAGAAAAATAAACCATATATCGGAGGAAATGTACAACGATAATTTGTACGGTCAGGCAGCTTAGCATTTTGGGTTGATTTACGCACTCCGGTCGAGTAAATTAAGGCTGTGGCAGGACCCGAAAAGATACCGTTACTCGTCAACGCCCCTTATCACATGATCAAGGAGAACATGGAGAGGCTCACGCGCCTGGGGATAGGTGTGGAAATCTTTTTCAGTAATAATATCATCGACGGGATTGATACCGGCGAAGTAAGGGAACTGGGAAAACACTTCAAGGAGCGCGGCGTCTATTGCACGGTGCATGCTCCCTTTGCCGATCTCTCGCCGGGCGGCTTTGACAAGAAAATAGTTGCCATTTCAAGGGAAAGGATCAAAAAGGCCGTTGAACTGGCGCAGCATCTCTCCGCGCTGGGAACTGTGTGTCATCCCGGTTTCGATAAATGGCGCTTCCAGGGAAGCGAGCAGCTCTGGCTCGACACCAGCATAGAAACGTGGTCGGAGGTGCTCAAAGAAGCCGACAAAAACTTTCCCATCATGCTTGAGAATATTTTCGAGGATGAACCATCCACGCTCATCACGCTCTTTGGCTACTTTAGAGACAAGAACCTCTGGTTCTGTTTCGACACGGGCCATTTCAACCTGTTCTCCAAGGCATCTGTAGAGGAGTGGCTGCTCCCTCTGAGGGATCGGCTCAGAGAGTTTCACCTTCACGACAACAACGGGAAATCGGACGAGCATTTGCCTATAGGCGCAGGCACCTTTCCCTTTCGTACCCTGAAACAGCTGATCAAGAGAACGGAGAACGTGATCTTCACACTGGAACCTCATGGGGAAACGGTTTTGGGAGAGAGTATAAAAAGCGCAAAGGAGTTTCTATCATAATGGCTACCCGGATTGAAATTGCGTATAAAGAAGGCGTGCGCGACGTACCCGCAGAAAAACTGAAAAAAAGAATCGAGCTGGACCTGGGCATGTTTGTTGATGCCCATGTGGTGGACGTGTACACCGTGGACAGTGAGCTTCCGCAAAGTATCATCGATCTCCTCGTGTCCGATGCGTTTATAGACCCGGTTCTTCAAAGGGCGCACGTGAAACAACCCACAATGTTTGACGCCGATTGGGTGGTCGAGGTTGGCTTCAAGCCGGGCGTCACAGACAATGTGGGGCGCACGGCAAGGGAGGTGATCGAAGCGCTTTCCGGAATTCGTTTCGGCGAGGAAGAAGGGGTTTACACCTCGAGGCTCTATTTCTTCAAAGGTGCCCTCGATGAGCAAGGCCTCAAAAGTATCACCGAGGGTTTGCTTGCGAATACCCTCATCAACCGCTACGCCTACAAGTCCATAGCCGCGTACCGCAATGAGAACGGCATGGGAAGCTATGTACCCAAGGCGACGATGGGGCACGAGCCGCAGGTCGAATCCTTCGATATGGCAATGGACGTGGAAGCTCTGCTTGCCATCAACAGGGAGCGCACATGGGCGCTCTCGAGAGAAGAGCTCCTTGAAATAAAGGAGTACTTTTCGAGGCCTGAGGTTGCAGCCGAACGGAAGGCTGCAGGTTTGTCCGGCGGCCCTACAGACGTGGAGATGGAGGCGCTCGCTCAAACGTGGTCGGAACACTGCAAGCATAAAATCTTTAACGCACTGATCGAGTATAACGACGACAGCCGTAGCGAGACCATAGACAGTCTCTTCAAGACGTATATCGCAGGGTCGACGAACAGGATACGCCAATCCCTGGGTAAGCGCGACTTCTGCATGTCTGTTTTCAAGGACAATTCAGGGATCATCAAGTTCAATAACAAGTATAACCTGGCTTTTAAAGTCGAAACGCACAACACGCCGTCAGCGCTCGATCCTTACGGCGGCGCGCTGACCGGCATCGTCGGCGTAAATCGTGATCCTTTCGGATCGGGCAAGGGCGCACGTCTCCTCTTCAATACCGATATTTTCTGCTTTGCTGCTCCTGACTACAAAGGTGCGATTCCTCCGAGGCTTCTCCATCCCAAACGGGTGCTGGAGGGCGTGAGGGAAGGCGTGGAGCACGGGGGCAACAAGAGCGGTATCCCGACGGTGAACGGTTCTCTCGTATTCGATAAGGACTTCCTGGGAAAGCCCCTTGTCTATTGCGGTACGTGCGGTATTATGCCGGCAAAGATAAACGGCGAGCCGAGTCACGTGAAACGGGCGAACAAGGGCGATCTCATTGTGATGGTGGGAGGAAGGATAGGGAAAGACGGTATCCATGGCGCCACTTTTTCATCAGAGGAGCTTTCTGAGGCATCGCCGACAAGCGCAGTGCAGATCGGTGATCCGATCACGCAAAAGCGAATGACGGACTTTCTGCTGCTGGCAAGGGATCAGGACCTTTACACCTCCATCACGGATAACGGAGCAGGTGGGCTTTCCTCCTCTGTCGGAGAGATGGCGGAGGACACGAACGGCTGTGTACTCCATCTGGAGCGTGCCCCGCTCAAGTATCATGGTCTCGACCCCTGGGAAATCTTGCTGTCAGAAGCGCAGGAGCGCATGACCGTCGCGGTGAGCCCGGACAAGATTGACCGGTTTCTCGCTCTCTCAGAGAAAATGAACGTTCTTTCCACCGTGCTGGGCGAGTTCACTGATACAGGCAAATTCCACGTCATGTTTCAGGGGAAGACAGTGTCGTACCTAGGCATGGACTTCCTGCACAATGGCTATCCCAGGATGCAGTTGGCCGCGAGATGGACAAGGAAGCTCACAGATGAAACCCCGCCTCCCGAACCGCGCGATTACGCCTCTCTTTTGTCCGCGATCCTCGCACGCTGGAACGTCTGCAGCAAGGAATACGTGGTCCGCCAGTATGACCACGAGGTGCAGGCAGGCACGGTCATAAAGCCCCTTTCAGGAAAGAATAACGAGGGGCCGAGTGATGCAGGCGTGGTCAGGCCGGACCCTTCCGGCCTCGAAGGCATTGTGGTGAGCCACGGAATCTGCCCCAAGTATAGTCAGTTTGATGCCTATCACATGGCCGCTCTTGCCATCGATGAAGCAATACGGAACAATGTCGCGACAGGGGGCAGCCTGGAGCGTATGGCACTGCTCGACAACTTCTGCTGGTGCGACCCGGTGGCATCAGAGAGGACCCCTGATGGAGAGTACAAGCTCGCGCAATTGGTGCGGGCCAATAAGGCACTCTACGATTATACAGTGATCTTCGGTACCCCGTGTATTTCTGGAAAAGACAGCATGAAGAACGACTACATGCACGGTGACCTCAAAATCTCCATCCCTCCCACGCTGCTCATCTCAGCCATTTCTCGCATTCCTGATGTCGCCGAAAGCGTGACCATCGATTTCAAGGAAGCTGGCGATCTTGTGCTGGTTATCGGCATGACGTATGCAGAAATGGCGGGTTCCGAATACTTCGGGCACCTGGGACTTACCGGCAACATTCCCCCGAAAGTAGACGGCAAGAAAGCTCGAAGAATGTACCGAGCGTTGGAGCGGGCCATTCGTGCGCGCCTCATCAGGTCCGCTCATGACATATCAGATGGAGGGCTCGGCGTAACGCTTGCTGAGTCGGCCTTTGCGGGCGATCTCGGGGCGACCGTTGATCTGGCGCAGGTGCCGCGCATAGGTGTCTACAGGGACGACTTCCTGCTTTTTTCGGAATCAGCCAGCAGATTCGTCGCGTCTATCCGCGAATCCGACTTTCCGAAAATTGAGAAGCTCTTCCGTGGCTTGCCCTATGCCGTGATCGGGAGAGTCACTGCGGATGCGCGACTGGTAATAAAAGGGATGAATGGATCAGTGCTGATTGATAGTGAGAATAGGACACTGAAGGAGGCCTGGCAGGCCCCCTTCAAAAATCTCTTCGGCTAGTCAGTTGAGCCTCATAATCTGATTCTTCTCGTTAACATAGAGGCGCTTCGGCTCAAACGTTGCGAGTTCGGTGTCTGAATACTGTCCGTAGGAAACAATGATGACCACATCGCCCTTCTTGGCCTTGTGGGCTGCTGCTCCGTTGATGCAGATCACCCCGGAATCCCTGCCGCCGCGTATCGCGTAAGTGGTGAAGCGTTCACCGTTTGTCACGTTATAAACCTGCACCTGCTCGTACTCCTGGATATCTGCCTTCTCAAGAAGGCCCTCGTCTATCGTGATGCTCCCCTCATACTCGAGATTACTCTCGGTCACTCGCGCACGGTGGATTTTTGATTTCATCATGCTCCGGATCACGTTGTCCCCCCTAATATGGCATTGTCTATGAGCCTCGTTGTCCCGATTCGCACAGCGACTGCATATACGGCTCTATCTTTTATGGAGTCCACTTCAGCAAGCGTTTCGGGATCGGATATGCTTACGTATTCGACGTTAATGCCGTTCTCTGATGTGAGCAGGCGGTGTGCCTCTTTTTTGAGCACAGAGCTGTCCTTCTGGCCGGCACTCACAAGTTCCTGCAATTTTTTGATCGATGCATAGATAAGCAGCGCTTTTTGTCGGTCTGCGGAAGAGAGGTAGGTATTCCGGGAACTCATGGCAAGCCCGCCCTCTTCGCGAACTGTCGGGTGCGGGATGATCCGGACGTCCATATTGAGATCCTTGACCATCCGCTCGATGATAGTCAGCTGCTGGTAATCTTTCTGCCCGAACACAGCGATGTGGGGCTTGACCATATTGAAGAGTTTTGCCACAACCGTTGCAACACCCACAAAATGGCCCTTGCGTGTCTGCCCGCACAGGTAATCTTCCAGTCCGCGCACCTGCACGTACGTCGTGTATCCTTTCGGGTAGACCTCTTCGCCGGAAGGATAGAAAAGAATATCGGTCTTTTCCTGTTCGAGCAGTTTCATGTCCCGTTCGAGATCCCTGGGGTACTTGGCGAGGTCCTCGGTCGGCCCGAACTGTGTGGGGTTCACAAAAATGCTTACCACGGTCACATCCGCAAGCTCCCGCGCCCTTCTGACCAACGCGAGGTGCCCCTCATGCAGATATCCCATGGTCGGAACAAAGCCTATGCGCTTTTCTTTGCGCAGGCTGTCAGCCGTCTCCTGCATCTCTTTGACTGTTGCTATAACCCTCATGTTCTAGCTGCCATGGCGAGTTGCGCGTTGCGAGTCTGAAAGCAATAATCGCGAACCCGGAACTCGTAACATTTTCTTTAGTGGAACGAATGGCTGTCATCGGGGAACGCCCCGCTCTTCACCTCTTCAATGTATTCCTTGATGCCTTTTTCTGCTTCAGCGCGGATGTTCACATAGCTTTTTACAAATTTAGGCCTGAACTTGCCGAGCAAACCAAGGAGATCATGAAGCACCAGCACCTGGCCGTCGCAGTCAGGCCCTGCGCCAATGCCTATCGTGGGAATGGTCAACATCTCGGTGATCTTTTTGGCGGCATTTCGTGGCACGCCTTCGAGGACCACTGAGAACGCACCCGCCTCTTCAACGGCTCTTGCATCTTCAAAGAGCATTTCTTCGGCAGCGCCTTTACCCTGCACTTTATAGCCACCCATCCGATGCACGGACTGAGGTGTGAGTCCTATGTGGGCCATCACGGGGATTTCGATATCGACCATGGCCCTGATCACGTCCTTCATTTTGGCTCCGCCTTCCACCTTCACCGCTTCTGCGCCGCTCTCCTTGATCATTCTGCCAGCGTTCCGGCGCGCCTGCTCAACGCTCTCCTGGTAGGACATAAAAGGCATGTCAATTACCACGAGAGCCCTTTTTGTTGCTCTGACAACCGCCTTGGTATGATGAATCATTTCTTCAACTGTGACAGGAAGCGTATTTGGATAACCGAGCATCACGTTGCCGAGGGAATCACCCACAAGCGTGACATCGATGCCTGCTTCATCAACGATGCCACCGAAGACAAAGTCGTACGCGGTGAGCATGGTGATCTTCTCGCCGCCTTTACGCTGCCTGATTGCCGGGACTGTCAGCTTCTCCATCATGCCCCCTCAAACCGTCCCCAAAAAAAAGAACCTTCTGAGCTGTGTTCAGAAGGTTCGCGTACGTCCTGCCTTTCCTTCCGTCTCAGTCCAGCCAGGGGATCCAAGCGGTTAATGGCAATAGTATAGCTGAACTGGATTATTAGTCAAGAACTATTTTTGGGATGGCGTTTCATATAGTGAAACGACCAATTAATGGCTAAACGGACCTGCCCCGGCGAAGAGCGGGTGAGGGGAAGATTCTGCTGCTGCGGCCATTTCCATGACATACCCCGGACGCACGTCATCTTTCCAGTGTGGATAGCCGCCCAGCCACACGTACAGGAGCACGTCATGAAATTGTGGCCGATTGAAGGCGTAGTTCCCGATGGCTATGGACTCTCCTTTCGGGTTCACCATGACCGGGACGCGCCGGGCCGGAGCGAACGTGGCAACAAGCGCCTCTATCCTCTCCCGGGTCGAGTGGCCTTCCGGGTTCTGCTTAAATGCTGCGGTTTCTACCGGAAAGGGAAAGATCCGGTAGACTTCGCCGATAAAACCCTTCAGGTCGACACCCGCGATAGCTCCCCGGAGATTTCCGATCGCCTCTTGAGACAGCACGTACATGACCCATGCAGCCCGGTAAGCACTCTCCGGGTGGTGATGAGCAAGCTCGGTCACGCGTTGACAGAAATCGGATGCGAAGAAAAAGTGATTGTCGAGCAGAAGCATATCAGTTTCGATGTTGAAAAATCCGAAGGGTAATTGACCGTGACTCACAGAGTTGAAGAGCAAGGGCATGGGCAAAGTCTAGCAGAAGAACCGCACCCAGCTCAAGCAACGGAGAGCACTGAACTCCTCTTTACGGCTTTCGGTTGCTACTTGATGGCGCCCGCTTCCTTCAGGTATTTCTCAGCGCCCGGATGAAATGGTACCAGAATGGTCTTCTTTGCATTCTCCACTGTGAGGCCGCGGGCATCCTGGTGGATCTGGTAGTATTCATCCTTGTGATCGAAAAGGGTCTTCAGGAAAGCAAAAATCAGATCGTTGCTGGCGTTGGCGTGCGTCCAGACTGCGCTCGTCCATCCCAGAATAGGTGTATCCTGCTCGATGCCTTTATAGGATTTTGCTTTCACCACATTTTGATAGTGGCCCGGATGGTCCGCGATAATCTTCTTGGCGATCCTGTCGTCAACGGGAATGATGCGCGCATTGAACCTCGTGGAGAGCTCAAGGTAGGATGGCATCGGGTAGCCTCCCGCGAGGAAGCCGCCGTCGAGAGAGCCATCCTGTATGCCTTCCACCGTCTCCTTGTACACGTAGTAGAAGGGCTTGAAGTCTTTCTTTGTCACGCCATAGTATTCGAGAATGAGATGCCCGAGGTTGGCCGGCGAACTGCCCGGACCGCCCATGCCGATCTTTTTGCCCTTGATGTCCGCATACGATTTGATGGGGGAGTTAGCAGGCACGGCGAGATAGAGATCAACCACGTGGTTGAAGATTACAGCACGGAGTTGGGGGAACGGCCTTCCTTTGTACTCTGCTTCTCCTTTGTAGGCATTCCATCCGTCAGGGGTACCGAAGGCGGCCAGCAACTCTTTTTTCTGGCCGTAGGCCAGTTGAAGCCGCCTGACCATGTCGAGGGTGCCGGTGGTTGCTTCGTGCATGAATCTCACGTTTCCGGGCATGTACTTGTTGACGGTGTTGACCATGCCCGCGACCGTCACGTAGGAAAGCCCGCCGGCAGCCGGGCTGGCAAAGCCGACAAGCTGTTGCTGCTGAGCCGGCGCAGGCGCAGCGCACACCGATGAAAGAACTAATGCAAGCACTACAACAAAACATCTACCGTTCATGAATCACCTTTGCTCCCTGCAGTCCGCCGGTCTACCCGGTGGAAATCTATAGCCGGTCCAATTATCGGAAATGGAGACTCGCCATGTCAAGAGAAATTGCCTTGCGTGCGAGCATGGTCACACGAGCACGGTACGCGTTGACTCTCCACAGGCCGTTTGCTATAGTAGCCGAGTGAGGAGGCGGTAATGATGCGAGACCTGCGAAGTTTTCTCCGCACGCTCAAGGAGGTCCTCCCCCGGGACTTCGTCACTATCAGTAAGCAGGTGAATCCCGCCCGATTTGACGTGACCGCTCTTCTCAAACACCTGGAACTGGAAAACAAATATCCCGTGCTTTTTTTCGAGAACCTTCTTGATCTTAATGGAGAGAAATGCCGCTTCCCGCTGCTTTCGAATCTCTTTGCGTCGCGGCAGCGCTGCGCTCTTTCCCTGGATCTCGATCCATCCCAGTGGAAGCTGGCGCTGAGCCTCGAATATGCCGCCAGGGAAAACAGGAGGCTTCCGGCTGCAGTCATTGCCGGGAATCAAGCGCCCGTCAAGGAAGTGATCAGAACAGGAGAGGACGTTGATCTACGCAAGCTGCCCATCGTCCGTCACCACGAGATGGACGGAGGGCCCTACATAGACATGACCGTGATACTGCGCGACCCGGATGAAGGTTTCTACAACGCTTCCTTTCATCGCAACCAGTACAAAGAGCCGAGGAAGCTGGGCATCCATCTTTCGCCACGACACAACTGGACCATACTGCGGAAGAACGAAGAGAGAAACCTTCCCACGCCCTGCGCGATCATTATCTCCCATCACCCTGCCTTCTATCTTGGCTCGCTCAACGTGGCACCCTATGGCGTCGATGACTATGAGCTCATAGGCGGCATCATGGGAGATCCCCTGAGACTTACCAGCTCGGAAACGTGGGGGGACGAATTCATGGTACCTGCAGACGCAGAAATGATTATCGAAGGGGAGATTCCGCCGAAGGTCAGGGAAGTGGAAGGACCGTTCGGCGAATTCCCCGGCACGTATGGACCGCAACGCTGGCGGCCTGTAGTCAATGTAAAGGCGATCACGCACCGGAGTGACGCGATCTTCCAGCATATCTTCACGGGTCATCGAGATACGTGGATCGTGGGCGGTATCCCCAAGGAGGGGAGCTGCTTCAATGCGGTAAAGGGCGTGGTCCCCACGGTCAAGGCGGTGCACTTCGCCATCTCCGGCGCGTGCAGGTTCAACTGCTACATATCGGTTGACAAGAAGGTGGAGGGTGAGACCAAGCAGGCTGCACTCATGGCCATGGCCCACTGCGATTTCGTCAAGAACGTGATCGTGGTCGATGCGGATGTAGACCCGTTCAAGGAAGAAGAGGTGATGTGGGCGGTGGCAACGCGCGTGCAGCCTGATACTGACATCGACATCATACGAAACATAAAGGGCAACACCCTCGACCCTTCCCTCGTTCATGATATCCGTGGGAGCAAAATGATCATCGACGCCACAAAGCCCGTGGACCGTCCATTCTCCAAACGCCTCAATGTGCCTGACGAGGCTATGGCGCGCATGCAGCCGGCTGATTTTATTGAGGCGGAAACGTTGGCTAAGATTCCCGTCGGATAGCTGACTTAACGGATAAGGAGGAACCAGTGGTCAGGATCTTTACCATCGTGTGTCCCAAATGCAAGAAGGAGTTCGAGGTGCATTTCGGGGAGCTGAGGCACAAGGACGTACAACTGCACTGCCCTTTTTGTGACAACTGGTTTAAGCAGGAAGAAAGCCCCAGTATCGACGATCGATGGTGACTCCGGGCGGGTTAAGCCTCTCTCAGCACGCGCTCAAGTGCCGGTGCGCACGCTTCCAGTGAAAAGGATTTTATCACCAGTTCGTGTCCACGCATGCCCATGGTTTTTCGCAAGTGAGCATCCTCGACCAGCCGGGAAAGCTTGGCGACCCACTCCTCGTGCGTCATTGCCCAGAACCCGTTGATGCTGTCCTGGACTACATCCCTGTTCACACCAACCGGCGTGCAGACCGCGGGCACGCCTACCCCGTAGTATTGCAGGATCTTCAGGCCGCATTTTCCCCATGACCAGGGATCGTCCAGTAAAGGCATGACACCGATATCGAGATTCTTGAGGTCCTCGATTTCAGTTTCCTGGCCCCATCTCTTCTTGACTACCTTCATGCGCTCGCAATCAAAGAAAATATCGCAGATGATTTCAAGCTGTGCCTGCGGATACTTTTTTCCCAGCTCCTCAAACACAGGACGCATCCTCTCCAGGTAGTGGAGGCTTCCATGGTCGCCGATCCATCCTATGCTCACTCCCTCCTTCTTCACTGAGTAATCTTTGAGGACATAGCGCGCATTGTCTATGGGCGAAGGGATAACCACCACGTGATCCGTGTATTGGGCTGCTTTCTCCTGCAGGAAAGAGTTGCCGGCGATCACATAATCAGAGGCTTTGATCATCTCCGCAAAGCGCCTTTGCCTTGTGCGCGAGTGGGGTGAGGCTGCCTTGGAATTGTGGTACATGATGGCATCGTCGAAATCGAAAACGATGCGACGCGCTTTGCGGCGCAGTAACCCGAGGAGGCCCGGCTGAAAGCGTTTTCTCTGGAGGAAGAGTATATCGTAACTCGGAAGCTCCCGGAAGAAGCGAAAGAGTTGACCAATCCCGCGGGGATAAACGCTGACGGTAGGTTTAACACCTCTCGATTCAAGGTACGGCAGGTATTGCAGCACGCGGTAACGGCTCGCAGCCACTTCAAAGCCCTGGATGAGGAAGAGTACGTTCATCTCCCGGTCTTGCGTTCCTCTAGAAGCGCTCTGAGAATGAGGCCTTTGGGGTCCTTGGGTCGGGGCATCCTCCAGAAGTCTTTAGGAAGCCTACCGGAACCGAGTTTGATTAATCTGTCGTGTTCCATCTTTTTCATGTGCTTTGAAGTTACTGATATGTTGACGGCTTTCATCGCTGTTATGAACCACTCCGAATTATTATAGCATGTCGAGGCATATTGGCATACAATCAGACTGTAGCGCAAAATCTGTCTT encodes the following:
- a CDS encoding sugar phosphate isomerase/epimerase family protein, whose amino-acid sequence is MAGPEKIPLLVNAPYHMIKENMERLTRLGIGVEIFFSNNIIDGIDTGEVRELGKHFKERGVYCTVHAPFADLSPGGFDKKIVAISRERIKKAVELAQHLSALGTVCHPGFDKWRFQGSEQLWLDTSIETWSEVLKEADKNFPIMLENIFEDEPSTLITLFGYFRDKNLWFCFDTGHFNLFSKASVEEWLLPLRDRLREFHLHDNNGKSDEHLPIGAGTFPFRTLKQLIKRTENVIFTLEPHGETVLGESIKSAKEFLS
- a CDS encoding AIR synthase-related protein, with amino-acid sequence MATRIEIAYKEGVRDVPAEKLKKRIELDLGMFVDAHVVDVYTVDSELPQSIIDLLVSDAFIDPVLQRAHVKQPTMFDADWVVEVGFKPGVTDNVGRTAREVIEALSGIRFGEEEGVYTSRLYFFKGALDEQGLKSITEGLLANTLINRYAYKSIAAYRNENGMGSYVPKATMGHEPQVESFDMAMDVEALLAINRERTWALSREELLEIKEYFSRPEVAAERKAAGLSGGPTDVEMEALAQTWSEHCKHKIFNALIEYNDDSRSETIDSLFKTYIAGSTNRIRQSLGKRDFCMSVFKDNSGIIKFNNKYNLAFKVETHNTPSALDPYGGALTGIVGVNRDPFGSGKGARLLFNTDIFCFAAPDYKGAIPPRLLHPKRVLEGVREGVEHGGNKSGIPTVNGSLVFDKDFLGKPLVYCGTCGIMPAKINGEPSHVKRANKGDLIVMVGGRIGKDGIHGATFSSEELSEASPTSAVQIGDPITQKRMTDFLLLARDQDLYTSITDNGAGGLSSSVGEMAEDTNGCVLHLERAPLKYHGLDPWEILLSEAQERMTVAVSPDKIDRFLALSEKMNVLSTVLGEFTDTGKFHVMFQGKTVSYLGMDFLHNGYPRMQLAARWTRKLTDETPPPEPRDYASLLSAILARWNVCSKEYVVRQYDHEVQAGTVIKPLSGKNNEGPSDAGVVRPDPSGLEGIVVSHGICPKYSQFDAYHMAALAIDEAIRNNVATGGSLERMALLDNFCWCDPVASERTPDGEYKLAQLVRANKALYDYTVIFGTPCISGKDSMKNDYMHGDLKISIPPTLLISAISRIPDVAESVTIDFKEAGDLVLVIGMTYAEMAGSEYFGHLGLTGNIPPKVDGKKARRMYRALERAIRARLIRSAHDISDGGLGVTLAESAFAGDLGATVDLAQVPRIGVYRDDFLLFSESASRFVASIRESDFPKIEKLFRGLPYAVIGRVTADARLVIKGMNGSVLIDSENRTLKEAWQAPFKNLFG
- the panD gene encoding aspartate 1-decarboxylase, with product MIRSMMKSKIHRARVTESNLEYEGSITIDEGLLEKADIQEYEQVQVYNVTNGERFTTYAIRGGRDSGVICINGAAAHKAKKGDVVIIVSYGQYSDTELATFEPKRLYVNEKNQIMRLN
- the panC gene encoding pantoate--beta-alanine ligase yields the protein MRVIATVKEMQETADSLRKEKRIGFVPTMGYLHEGHLALVRRARELADVTVVSIFVNPTQFGPTEDLAKYPRDLERDMKLLEQEKTDILFYPSGEEVYPKGYTTYVQVRGLEDYLCGQTRKGHFVGVATVVAKLFNMVKPHIAVFGQKDYQQLTIIERMVKDLNMDVRIIPHPTVREEGGLAMSSRNTYLSSADRQKALLIYASIKKLQELVSAGQKDSSVLKKEAHRLLTSENGINVEYVSISDPETLAEVDSIKDRAVYAVAVRIGTTRLIDNAILGGTT
- the panB gene encoding 3-methyl-2-oxobutanoate hydroxymethyltransferase; protein product: MMEKLTVPAIRQRKGGEKITMLTAYDFVFGGIVDEAGIDVTLVGDSLGNVMLGYPNTLPVTVEEMIHHTKAVVRATKRALVVIDMPFMSYQESVEQARRNAGRMIKESGAEAVKVEGGAKMKDVIRAMVDIEIPVMAHIGLTPQSVHRMGGYKVQGKGAAEEMLFEDARAVEEAGAFSVVLEGVPRNAAKKITEMLTIPTIGIGAGPDCDGQVLVLHDLLGLLGKFRPKFVKSYVNIRAEAEKGIKEYIEEVKSGAFPDDSHSFH
- a CDS encoding TAXI family TRAP transporter solute-binding subunit; this encodes MNGRCFVVVLALVLSSVCAAPAPAQQQQLVGFASPAAGGLSYVTVAGMVNTVNKYMPGNVRFMHEATTGTLDMVRRLQLAYGQKKELLAAFGTPDGWNAYKGEAEYKGRPFPQLRAVIFNHVVDLYLAVPANSPIKSYADIKGKKIGMGGPGSSPANLGHLILEYYGVTKKDFKPFYYVYKETVEGIQDGSLDGGFLAGGYPMPSYLELSTRFNARIIPVDDRIAKKIIADHPGHYQNVVKAKSYKGIEQDTPILGWTSAVWTHANASNDLIFAFLKTLFDHKDEYYQIHQDARGLTVENAKKTILVPFHPGAEKYLKEAGAIK
- a CDS encoding UbiD family decarboxylase; translated protein: MMRDLRSFLRTLKEVLPRDFVTISKQVNPARFDVTALLKHLELENKYPVLFFENLLDLNGEKCRFPLLSNLFASRQRCALSLDLDPSQWKLALSLEYAARENRRLPAAVIAGNQAPVKEVIRTGEDVDLRKLPIVRHHEMDGGPYIDMTVILRDPDEGFYNASFHRNQYKEPRKLGIHLSPRHNWTILRKNEERNLPTPCAIIISHHPAFYLGSLNVAPYGVDDYELIGGIMGDPLRLTSSETWGDEFMVPADAEMIIEGEIPPKVREVEGPFGEFPGTYGPQRWRPVVNVKAITHRSDAIFQHIFTGHRDTWIVGGIPKEGSCFNAVKGVVPTVKAVHFAISGACRFNCYISVDKKVEGETKQAALMAMAHCDFVKNVIVVDADVDPFKEEEVMWAVATRVQPDTDIDIIRNIKGNTLDPSLVHDIRGSKMIIDATKPVDRPFSKRLNVPDEAMARMQPADFIEAETLAKIPVG
- a CDS encoding glycosyltransferase family 4 protein, with translation MNVLFLIQGFEVAASRYRVLQYLPYLESRGVKPTVSVYPRGIGQLFRFFRELPSYDILFLQRKRFQPGLLGLLRRKARRIVFDFDDAIMYHNSKAASPHSRTRQRRFAEMIKASDYVIAGNSFLQEKAAQYTDHVVVIPSPIDNARYVLKDYSVKKEGVSIGWIGDHGSLHYLERMRPVFEELGKKYPQAQLEIICDIFFDCERMKVVKKRWGQETEIEDLKNLDIGVMPLLDDPWSWGKCGLKILQYYGVGVPAVCTPVGVNRDVVQDSINGFWAMTHEEWVAKLSRLVEDAHLRKTMGMRGHELVIKSFSLEACAPALERVLREA